From one Pieris brassicae chromosome 5, ilPieBrab1.1, whole genome shotgun sequence genomic stretch:
- the LOC123709424 gene encoding uncharacterized protein LOC123709424 isoform X7: MSNKLMASKIHIEKAAKIYNINLKKLSDLTDFRYVYNYIKSKRPKYRLQDSCLKSDSIFCLNVATMLFSTLEDLKTARVAALRALFLVQIVDCNNIDLCDAFTNAIQIELDNGKPDFTENIEGIAITTLKNRSRPIQADELFALGKMFMATFRARTARGKLAAGIRSGFRALVISRFLHADKISLDIIPDLFYILLCRSRIEEAVDVMKLLLELSQTHNSLECETWYYALAIDMILDCGFQIESPQEISRFAEYAISDGKAAGISRRRLVVGIWTYWLRVDVERKAKRFENEALNWCGNENDDGSLKTLLSALRLAEGMLESLAKKVDDLKKVVDLMELRSLADKELMRLEQDTKVLKAIGPRWLLLKANSLHLSARCNAAKATFTQALEEARKINNRLEESMILAALANSQLWIQSGKAGTFLDWMSGAVNARSSWQQIMYKINNTTRQ; encoded by the exons ATGAGCAATAAATTGATGGCTTCGAAAATCCACATAGAAAAAGCtgcaaaaatttataatattaacttaaaaaaattatctgaCTTGACAGATTTTCGTtacgtttataattatatcaagTCAAAACGACCCAAATATCGGTTACAAGATTCTTGTTTGAAGTCAGactcaatattttgtttaaacgtGGCAACCATGCTTTTTTCTACATTAGAAGATTTAAAAACTGCTAGAGTCGCAGCTCTACGagctttatttttagtacaaATAGTTGACTGCAATAACATTGATTTATGTGATGCATTTACCAATGCTATTCAAATTGAACTCGACAATGGTAAACCGGATTTTACAGAAAACATCGAAGGTATAGCTATTACGACTTTAAAGAATCGATCCAGGCCTATTCAAGCCGATGAGTTATTTGCTTTAGGCAAAATGTTTATGGCTACGTTTCGCGCAAGAACAGCACGAGGTAAACTTGCAGCCGGTATACGTTCTGGATTTCGTGCTTTAGTCATCAGCCGATTCCTACACGCTGATAAGATATCTTTAGATATAATACCggacttattttatattcttcttTGTCGTAGTCGAATAGAAGAGGCTGTTGATGTTATGAAACTTTTACTGGAATTAAGTCAAACTCATAATTCATTAGAATGCGAGACGTGGTACTACGCCCTTGCTATTGATATGATTTTGGATTGTGGCTTCCAGATAGAGTCCCCTCAAGAAATTAGTCGTTTTGCTGAATATGCAATAAGCGATGGAAAAGCAGCTGGTATTAGTAGAAGACGACTCGTAGTTGGAATATGGACGTACTGGCTCCGCGTGGATGTTGAACGTAAAGCAAAACGTTTTGAAAACGAAGCATTGAATTGGTGTGGAAATGAAAATGATGATGGctcattaaaaactttattaagtgCCTTACGTTTAGCCGAGGGCATGTTGGAAAGCTTGGCAAAAAAAGTTGATGACTTAAAAAAG GTTGTTGATTTGATGGAACTGCGATCATTAGCTGACAAAGAATTGATGCGGTTGGAACAAGACACGAAAGTTTTAAAAGCCATAGGACCCAGATGGCTTTTACTAAAAGCAAATTCATTACATTTATCTGCACGCTGCAATGCTGCCAAGGCAACTTTTACACAG GCATTAGAAGAAGCtcgtaaaataaacaatcgCTTGGAAGAATCCATGATTCTAGCTGCTCTTGCGAATTCTCAACTTTGGATACAAAGTGGCAAAGCGGGAACATTCCTAGACTGGATGAGCGGCGCCGTAAACGCACGGTCTTCTTGGCAGCAGATTAtgtataagataaataataccACTCGACAATAA
- the LOC123709424 gene encoding adenylate cyclase type 10-like isoform X3: protein MNFRRPRTRSRRNSLNFIINSEKWRNRGKRISRKDDDFLEEDSEDDIAQAGELKDWVEEFYVRKSVCVDKSDQDVEVKLNKKQTLILSTLVPDEILLIDKFSSEDSTRFVGVLLMADVSGYTALSEKYNTYGKGGTYRLTVTLNTYLGSLIEIIYSHGGDVIKFAGDAFLALWKTDKRTFINHTIHTAIACALIIQHSFGSYETDVKVNLKVKLAISAGNLIFSPIGTGIDMNYVIFGLPVLEAKAAESACASGEVKLTPSAWGHCYSRNYDHVVDANGYVTIKAILYDPHEKDVTKPFLGFGPLIRQIKKPFISIESLPELLYMSPNELSAADTSKRNEILSLRKAILQAEEKDIGSEIRKFMIRPILTQIDAHQPLEYLTEMRQVSILFITLKPRECPFSQLITIINNSYQITCEIVYKSMGCVNKIILFDKDVMILVIFGLRGFKHESEAQAALKCAYSIKKSVSALDGVLEVSIGVTTGQVYCGVVGHPLRREFTVIGAVVNKAARFMCGFRNKITCDEATYVKSKMSSNGFTLQPSIELKGINTPGKIYEYTEEIRVKELFEIPIIAPLLNRVDEMEYFQNWIKDYHLPFRDFDALLLIGEPRIGKTRLLEWMARYAKSKQFKSCYLTLTSVHSATQYLAVSQIIDLLLDIKHPVKGFEKEERIVKLLKYYTDDFCYLNNILKLRFAYHEGVSLQNDEIQNEKAKEIFKKLLFSIAEPCVIFIDDLQNLDTLSWEFLSIFFSCMKIFVVFTVTRGKFSSIHSWLYSVFISTNIRKIVLGPLNSTWIAPLACQILDVDAVPNDLCNALRIKCNGMPGLIESFIIHLFSSGSLEIKSIKDVDEWKEEDLQFPETTVLHPIAFNDTDQSVLDQLIQDNTTGDIKICVVSKKEELKTDVNVQNMDVLIMIQIDSLTPYQQLLLKIASVIGNVISRDLLENIMYENDPITTAKAVKRLFAMRIFTCGNAKYKYNRKTTSTLTIASDISLRGDLTCECYFEFDSENIDKLPKYAFCKVMKFRNKKSRKTCYELLPLNQKKEFHSRVVNYLESHKQKCSGCGGTIIIVQSITNLYNDRNYDDYHNIRENEIQNESITDEENDESGSITKNTSKHSASLSIVPELPQNSSYNDEPKGTTSEMLSKRESIHSQTQHTNSAQFTSILKTTRSVDIKRKSIKRVTMSNLVFRDISIDTIKSYAVFDMFRAVMEANKISDWKDLGIIDEEDNDKNNDKKSYKLNIERGVSKTDFNKCTCSDLNIIIYEQLIHHATEAGLKCKILEFLIRYSSVLLDEQ from the exons ATTCAGTTCCGAGGATTCTACTCGATTTGTAGGAGTTCTCTTAATGGCTGACGTATCCGGGTACACCGCTTTATCTGAGAAATACAATACCTACGGCAAAGGCGGTACATACAGACTTACAGTCACTCTAAATACTTACCTTGGGTCCCTCATAGAAATTATCTACAGTCATGGTGgcgatgttattaaatttgcaGGCGATGCATTTCTGGCACTCTGGAAGACAGATAAGAGAACATTCATTAATCATACAATACATACTGCCATTGCTTGCGCTCTAATAATACAGCACTCCTTTGGTTCCTACGAAACTGATGTTAAAGTGAATCTCAAAGTAAAACTGGCTATATCAGCTGGCAACCTAATTTTTTCTCCCATAGGAACGGGTATAGATatgaattatgttatatttggaTTGCCGGTACTAGAAGCAAAAGCTGCTGAGAGCGCATGCGCCTCCGGTGAAGTAAAACTAACACCGTCGGCATGGGGACATTGTTATTCTCGAAATTATGATCATGTTGTTGATGCTAATGGTTACGTAACTATAAAAGCTATATTATATGACCCTCATGAAAAAGATGTCACGAAACCCTTCCTAGGATTTGGTCCTTTAAtacgacaaataaaaaaaccatttatttctattgaaaGCCTTCCAGAATTACTTTACATGTCACCCAATGAATTAAGTGCGGCTGATACATCAAAGCGCAATGAAATACTTAGTCTACGCAAAGCAATCTTGCAAGCGGAAGAAAAAGATATTGGTTCAGAGATCAGAAAGTTTATGATTAGACCTATACTTACGCAAATTGACGCACATCAGCCCTTAGAATATTTAACAGAAATGAGACAAGTTTCAATTCTTTTTATAACCTTAAAGCCCAGAGAGTGTCCCTTTTCACaacttataacaataataaataattcttatcaAATTACGTGTGAAATAGTGTATAAATCAATGggatgtgtaaataaaatcattttatttgataaggATGTAATGATCTTAGTGATATTTGGACTAAGAGGCTTTAAACATGAATCAGAAGCACAGGCAGCATTGAAATGTGCTTACAGCATAAAGAAATCTGTATCAGCATTAGACGGTGTCTTAGAAGTGTCTATAGGCGTAACAACAGGTCAAGTGTATTGCGGAGTAGTTGGACACCCACTGCGTAGAGAATTTACAGTAATTGGAGCTGTAGTTAATAAAGCTGCGAGATTCATGTGTGGATTTCGGAATAAGATAACATGTGATGAAGCCACTTATGTAAAGAGTAAAATGTCGAGTAATGGATTCACTTTGCAGCCTTCAATAGAACTAAAAGGAATAAATACTCCTGGTAAAATATATGAGTACACAGAAGAAATAAGAGTTAAAGAATTATTTGAAATCCCAATAATTGCGCCTTTATTAAATCGCGTTGATGAAATGGAATACTTTCAAAATTGGATTAAAGATTATCACCTACCGTTTCGGGATTTTGATGCATTATTACTTATAGGTGAACCTCGTATAGGAAAGACAAGATTGTTAGAATGGATGGCTCGTTATGCAAAAAGTAAACAGTTTAAGTCTTGCTATTTAACTTTGACCTCAGTACATTCCGCAACACAATATTTAGCAGTAAGTCAAATTATAGATCTATTGTTAGACATAAAACATCCAGTCAAAGGTTTTGAGAAGGAGGAAAGAATTGTCAAACTGTTAAAGTATTATACAGACGACTtttgttacttaaataatatcctTAAATTGCGTTTCGCCTACCACGAAGGCGTAAGTTTACAGAATGATGAAATACAGAACGAAAAAGCCAaagagatatttaaaaaattacttttttctaTCGCCGAACCATGTGTGATATTTATAGATGATCTTCAAAATCTAGATACACTATCTTGGGAGTTTTTATCGATTTTCTTCAgctgtatgaaaatatttgtagtttttacTGTAACACGTGGTAAATTTAGTAGTATTCATAGCTGGCTCTATAGTGTTTTTATTAGCACCAACATAAGGAAAATAGTTTTAGGCCCATTAAATTCGACCTGGATAGCACCTCTGGCTTGTCAAATATTAGATGTCGATGCTGTGCCAAATGATCTTTGCAATGCATTGCGTATCAAATGTAATGGAATGCCTGGTttaattgaaagttttataattcatttattttctagCGGTTCGTtagaaattaaaagtattaaagatGTAGATGAATGGAAAGAAGAAGACCTACAGTTTCCAGAAACAACTGTATTACATCCAATAGCTTTTAATGATACTGACCAGTCAGTATTAGACCAGTTAATACAAGATAATACCACAGGAGATATAAAGATATGTGTCGTATCAAAAAAAGAAGAATTAAAAACTGACGTCAATGTTCAAAACATGgatgttttaataatgatacaaATAGACTCACTAACACCATATCagcaattacttttaaaaatagcatCGGTTATAGGAAATGTAATTTCAAGggatttattagaaaatattatgtatgaaaaCGACCCAATAACAACAGCAAAAGCTGTAAAACGACTTTTTGCAATGCGAATTTTTACGTGTGGAAAcgcaaaatacaaatataatcgAAAAACTACTTCAACTTTAACTATAGCATCAGATATTTCTTTAAGAGGCGACTTAACGTGCGAgtgttattttgaatttgattcagaaaatatagataaactTCCGAAATACGCATTTTGTAAAGTAATGAaattcagaaataaaaaatcccGAAAAACATGTTATGAACTATTACCATTAAATCAGAAAAAGGAATTTCACTCCCGTGtagtaaattatttggaatcCCATAAACAAAAATGCTCCGGTTGTGGaggtacaattattattgttcagTCTATTACAAACTTGTATAATGATCGAAATTACGACGATTATCATAATATCAGAGAAAACGAAATCCAAAATGAAAGTATAACTGATGAAGAAAATGATGAAAGTGGgagtattacaaaaaatacaagtaaGCATTCTGCTTCCCTTTCAATCGTACCAGAATTGCCTCAAAATTCAAGCTATAATGATGAACCCAAAGGAACAACTAGTGAAATGTTATCTAAACGAGAATCTATTCATAGTCAAACCCAACATACAAATAGTGCGCAATTTACgtctatattaaaaactactagAAGTGTTGATATAAAACGAAAGTCAATAAAACGTGTTACGATGTCTAATCTCGTTTTCAGAGATATAAGTATAGACACCATAAAGAGCTACGCTGTATTCGATATGTTTCGAGCTGTTATGGAAGCCAATAAAATTAGCGATTGGAAAGATCTAGGAATCATTGACGAAGAAGATAATGACAAAAACAACGACAAGAAATCGTATAAGTTAAATATAGAGAGAGGTGTATCAAAAACCGATTTTAACAAATGCACTTGTTCAGACTTGAACATCATTATTTATGAGCAACTAATACATCACGCTACTGAAGCCGGACtaaaatgcaaaatattaGAATTTCTGATTAGATATA GCAGCGTCTTACTTGATGAGCAATAA